From Cucumis melo cultivar AY chromosome 1, USDA_Cmelo_AY_1.0, whole genome shotgun sequence, a single genomic window includes:
- the LOC103500044 gene encoding GDSL esterase/lipase At4g16230-like, giving the protein MCLTMSNMNIPKNIFLLSLNVLFFFFFCLACCEGKRKRYDDGGDERTMIKGMFVFGSSLVDNGNNNFLEKSRAKADYLPYGIDFGVGPSGRFTNGKNIIDLLGRYLGLPSSIPPFFDPSTKGTNIVRGVNYASGGSGILDDTGSIAGNVTSLNKQIKNFEEVTLPELRRLMGRRNGRRKGSLLENYLFVVGSGGNDYSFNYFLTNSDPQLTLPIFTANLTATLSTQLKKLYSLGARKMVAISVNPLGCSPMVRANNKGECIEILNQAAQLFNLNLKTLVDDIKPQIPLSNIVFLNSYNIINDIISQPASQGFIEAAMPCCEVPSLSEGGNGILCKKGGKTCPNRTNHVFFDGLHPTEAVNVIIASKAYASQLQTEVYPTNVLHLANL; this is encoded by the exons ATGTGTTTAACAATGTCAAACATGAATATTCCAAAAAACATATTCCTCCTTTCTTTGAATGtgttattctttttcttcttctgtttgGCATGTTGTGAAGGGAAAAGAAAGAGATATGATGATGGGGGAGATGAAAGAACAATGATAAAAGGGATGTTTGTTTTTGGGAGTTCTCTAGTTGACAATGGAAATAATAATTTCTTAGAGAAGTCAAGAGCTAAGGCTGATTATTTGCCTTATGGAATAGATTTTGGAGTTGGTCCCTCAGGAAGGTTTACAAATGGGAAGAATATTATTGACCTTCTTGGTCGTTATCTGGGCCTTCCTTCTTCCATTCCCCCTTTCTTCGACCCTTCCACCAAGGGGACCAACATTGTTCGTGGCGTCAACTATGCTTCCGGTGGCTCCGGAATTCTGGACGACACTGGCTCTATAGCA GGAAATGTAACAAGTTtgaataaacaaataaaaaactttgAGGAGGTGACACTACCAGAATTGAGAAGATTGATGGGACGGAGAAACGGTAGAAGAAAGGGTTCACTATTAGAGAATTATTTGTTTGTTGTTGGTTCAGGAGGGAATGATTACTCATTCAACTATTTTCTCACCAACTCTGACCCTCAACTCACTCTCCCCATCTTCACCGCCAATCTTACAGCCACCTTGTCCACCCAACTCAAg AAGTTGTATAGTTTGGGAGCAAGAAAAATGGTGGCCATATCAGTAAACCCATTAGGGTGTAGTCCAATGGTGAGAGCAAATAACAAAGGAGAATGCATTGAGATATTAAACCAAGCAGCTCAATTGTTCAATCTCAATTTGAAGACATTGGTGGATGACATAAAGCCACAAATCCCACTCTCCAACATTGTCTTTCTTAATTCATACAACATTATTAATGACATCATCTCTCAACCTGCTTCTCAAG GTTTTATAGAGGCAGCTATGCCATGTTGTGAGGTGCCATCTCTAAGTGAAGGTGGAAATGGAATATTGTGCAAAAAAGGAGGAAAAACTTGCCCTAACAGAACCAACCATGTCTTCTTTGATGGGTTACATCCAACAGAAGCTGTCAATGTCATTATAGCATCCAAAGCTTATGCTTCTCAACTTCAAACTGAAGTTTATCCAACTAACGTTCTTCACCTTGCGAATTTATAG